TATATTGAAGACAATATATCCTCTCATTCTGCGGAAGTTCTGATTGAAAGAGCCAATGAAGGACATATGTATGTTGCCTGTGATGGTACGAGAATTGTTGGATGTGGGGCAATTGCAGGATATTGGGGTAGTGCAACCGAAAGTATTTTACTGACTATTTTTGTTTTGCCTGAATATCAGGGAAAAGGTGTCGGAAAAAGAATCATAGAAACACTTGAGCATGACGAATATTTTTTAAGAGCTAAGCGAGTTGAAATACCGGCGTCTATAACGGCAGTAGAGTTTTATAAAAAGATGGGATATGATTACAAAAACGGAATTGCAGAATTAGAAGATGGATTGTTATATAGACTGGAGAAGTTTAGATGAATTTAAACTTGTGGAGTGTTGTATGGGTAGAAAAGAAGCAATAAGAGAAAGAATATTAGGTTTGGGTGTTGATGTATGCGGATTTGCAGGAATAGAGCGATTTGCGGAAGCGCCGATAAATTTTCGTCCTATAGATTTGTATTCAGACTGTAAATCTGTGATTGCAGTAGGAATAGCGCTTCCTAAGGGACTTTTTCGCGTTGAATCAAGATTGATATACGGACATTTTAATGCAGATGTGGTACACAAAGTGGATGAAGTCGTATTTTCGGTAGCAAAAATCCTTGAGGAAGAATATGCTGGAATATGTGTACCGATTCCTTCGGATAATCCTTATGAATATTGGGAAACGGAAACCATGACAGGCAAAGGGCTATTATCAATGAAACATGTGGCGGTAGCCTGCGGAATTGGTCAAATTGGAAAAAGTAGTTTGTTATTAAATCCGAAATATGGCAACAGACTTACATTAGGTGCTGTCTTAACTAATTTGGATTTTGAAAGTGACCCGCTTTGTGAGAATATATGTATCCCCGAATGTACCAAGTGTTTACATTTTTGTCCTGTATCAGCGATACAAGATAAAT
The nucleotide sequence above comes from Oscillospiraceae bacterium. Encoded proteins:
- a CDS encoding GNAT family N-acetyltransferase yields the protein MEIRLFNRDDAPETAQMIAETLKISNSKDYSCEYIEDNISSHSAEVLIERANEGHMYVACDGTRIVGCGAIAGYWGSATESILLTIFVLPEYQGKGVGKRIIETLEHDEYFLRAKRVEIPASITAVEFYKKMGYDYKNGIAELEDGLLYRLEKFR
- a CDS encoding epoxyqueuosine reductase, which gives rise to MGRKEAIRERILGLGVDVCGFAGIERFAEAPINFRPIDLYSDCKSVIAVGIALPKGLFRVESRLIYGHFNADVVHKVDEVVFSVAKILEEEYAGICVPIPSDNPYEYWETETMTGKGLLSMKHVAVACGIGQIGKSSLLLNPKYGNRLTLGAVLTNLDFESDPLCENICIPECTKCLHFCPVSAIQDKSVAQMKCRQNTYGKTTRGFDTVDCNKCRSECPVRDGLL